Proteins encoded by one window of Lathyrus oleraceus cultivar Zhongwan6 chromosome 1, CAAS_Psat_ZW6_1.0, whole genome shotgun sequence:
- the LOC127126153 gene encoding protein FLOWERING LOCUS T isoform X1, whose protein sequence is MSSGSRDPLVLGAVIGDVLDLFQASIPLTVSYNNKNITNGCEFKPSQVINQPRVIVGGDDLRNFYTLIMVDPDAPSPSNPNLREYLHWLVTDIPATTGPTFGHEVVPYESPRPLMGIHRIVFAVFRQLGRETVYAPGWRQNFNTKEFAELYNLGLPAAAVYFNIQREAGSGGRRWKYETTENIVATSESSKNSKRSAQTSISNSSTSSKRLAARLRSRTDRQGNDRSSWRWRWSQLLCCFHIIP, encoded by the exons ATGTCAAGTGGTAGTAGAGACCCTCTTGTTCTTGGAGCTGTAATTGGTGATGTATTGGATCTCTTTCAAGCTTCTATTCCTTTAACAGTTTCTTACAATAATAAAAATATTACTAATGGCTGTGAATTCAAACCTTCTCAAGTTATCAATCAACCAAGGGTTATTGTTGGGGGTGATGATCTTAGAAACTTCTATACTCTG ATCATGGTGGATCCAGATGCACCTAGCCCTAGTAACCCAAATTTGAGGGAGTATCTTCATTG GTTGGTGACTGATATTCCTGCAACTACTGGGCCTACTTTTG GGCATGAAGTAGTACCTTATGAGAGTCCACGACCGTTGATGGGGATTCATCGAATCGTGTTTGCGGTTTTTCGTCAACTCGGTAGAGAGACGGTGTATGCTCCGGGATGGCGACAAAATTTCAACACAAAAGAATTTGCAGAACTTTACAACTTGGGATTGCCAGCTGCTGCTGTTTATTTTAACATTCAAAGAGAAGCTGGCTCTGGTGGAAGAAG ATGGAAATATGAAACAACAGAAAATATTGTTGCTACTTCTGAATCCTCCAAGAACTCAAAACGCTCTGCTCAGACTTCAATTTCAAATTCTTCGACGAGCTCGAAACGGTTGGCTGCGAGATTGCGCTCTCGGACCGACAGGCAGGGCAATGACAGATCTAGCTGGAGATGGAGATGGAGCCAATTGTTGTGTTGCTTTCATATTATTCCCTAG